Proteins co-encoded in one Phycodurus eques isolate BA_2022a chromosome 14, UOR_Pequ_1.1, whole genome shotgun sequence genomic window:
- the isca2 gene encoding iron-sulfur cluster assembly 2 homolog, mitochondrial, protein MSLVGGLATISASMSNVLRLSRASALLGNIAVRQRSPPRISTVSLRPFSSASSQQKPDEGEDNVHLTESCVKRLCEIMEKGQYLRIHVEGGGCSGFQYKFSVDANRSEDDRVFEQNGVGIVVDQDSLEFVKGATVDFSQELIRATFQVLKNPQADHGCSCGSSFSIKL, encoded by the exons ATGTCACTAGTGGGAGGACTAGCGACGATATCGGCGTCAATGTCGAACGTTTTAAGGCTTTCCAG AGCTTCTGCGCTCCTCGGTAACATCGCGGTGAGACAACGCAGTCCCCCGCGCATTTCCACTGTGAGTCTTCGACCGTTCAGCAGCGCCTCAAGCCAGCAGAAGCCAGACGAAGGTGAAGACAATGTCCACCTCACTGAGTCGTGCGTCAAG AGACTTTGTGAAATCATGGAGAAAGGACAGTACCTGAGAATACATGTGGAAGGGGGCGGCTGCTCCGGCTTCCAGTACAAGTTTTCAGTAGATGCCAACAGGAGCGAAGATGACAG AGTGTTCGAGCAGAACGGAGTGGGCATCGTCGTGGACCAGGATAGTCTGGAGTTTGTGAAAGGAGCCACGGTGGATTTCAGCCAAGAACTCATCCGCGCCACCTTCCAGGTGCTCAAGAACCCCCAAGCGGATCACGGCTGCTCCTGTGGCAGCTCCTTTTCTATCAAACTTTAA
- the LOC133413113 gene encoding NPC intracellular cholesterol transporter 2-like, which produces MDLRAGVVLLYLMGLSSADPVKYFDCGSPSGKVTVVDITPCASQPCQLHKGQSYSVNVTFSSTVQSQTSKAVVHGIIVGVPVPFPIPIDDGCKSGIQCPIQKRQGYHYVNELPVKMTYPAMKLVVEWELRDDGNQDLFCIRFPVQIV; this is translated from the exons ATGGATTTGAGAGCTGGCGTCGTGTTGCTCTACTTAATGGGGCTCAGCTCTGCGGATCCAGTCAAGTACTTCGACTGTG GCTCACCTTCAGGCAAGGTGACCGTTGTGGACATTACTCCTTGTGCCTCTCAGCCTTGCCAGCTGCACAAAGGACAGTCCTACAGTGTCAATGTGACTTTCAGCAGCA CTGTGCAGAGCCAGACGAGCAAAGCCGTGGTTCACGGGATCATCGTCGGAGTTCCTGTCCCCTTCCCGATTCCCATCGATGACGGCTGCAAGTCTGGAATCCAGTGTCCCATCCAGAAGCGGCAGGGGTATCACTATGTGAATGAGCTGCCCGTCAAGATGACGTATCCTGCG ATGAAGCTGGTAGTGGAGTGGGAACTGAGAGATGACGGCAATCAAGATCTGTTCTGCATTAGGTTCCCTGTACAGATTGTTTGA